A single Lolium perenne isolate Kyuss_39 chromosome 6, Kyuss_2.0, whole genome shotgun sequence DNA region contains:
- the LOC127310435 gene encoding probable F-box protein At4g22030, whose product MAALQAQRLFLAPSTSSPSTSAARPRPRRSSVATCRAALHVPSGIHTTQENLNLQVNWIETPRVPASPSAVVSLEKLRAIADAAADRAEMHDIIGRQRDNWNHLLLHSTNSLTLAASAMAALAPAAPTMVALKASAGVLLATAAVTMAAVNKIQPSQLAEEQRNATRLWRELEREVRAAIALSVPTTKADVQEAMDRVLALDAAYPLPLLPGMLEKFPKAVEPTRWWPSRRSAQPKKSKSFGRRGSAPIASGNGWTQDLEDDMRGLLRVIKAKDENEFLTVGKLVLNLNKGLAVAGPALAGTAALASVFIGTGEAGAWATGAAVIGGALAASVNTVEHGGQMGMLFELLRNCAGFYRKIQEDIEANLNEPDVERREGGELFATKVALKLGRSLSDLKQFRKMASPSVRDEDIKEFAGKLF is encoded by the coding sequence ATGGCGGCACTCCAGGCTCAGCGCCTCTTCTTGGCCCCGTCTACCTCCTCTCCTTCTACTTCCGCCGCGCGGCCACGGCCACGGCGGAGCAGCGTCGCTACCTGCCGCGCCGCCCTGCACGTGCCCTCCGGCATTCACACCACACAGGAAAACCTCAACCTTCAGGTCAACTGGATCGAGACGCCGCGCGTCCCGGCCTCCCCTTCGGCTGTCGTCTCATTGGAGAAGCTCCGTGCGATCGCGGATGCCGCGGCGGACCGCGCCGAGATGCACGACATCATCGGCAGGCAGCGTGACAACTGGAACCACCTCCTGCTCCACTCCACCAACTCCCTCACGCTCGCCGCCTCCGCCATGGCCGCGCTCGCACCCGCCGCGCCGACCATGGTCGCGCTCAAGGCCTCCGCGGGCGTCCTCCTGGCCACCGCTGCCGTGACCATGGCCGCAGTCAACAAGATCCAGCCCTCGCAGCTCGCCGAGGAGCAGCGCAACGCCACGAGGCTGTGGAGGGAGCTGGAGCGGGAAGTCCGCGCCGCGATCGCGCTCAGCGTGCCGACGACCAAGGCCGACGTGCAGGAAGCCATGGACCGGGTGCTCGCGCTCGACGCGGCCTACCCGCTGCCGCTACTGCCCGGCATGCTCGAGAAGTTCCCCAAGGCTGTCGAACCCACGCGCTGGTGGCCGAGCCGTCGGTCCGCGCAGCCCAAGAAGTCCAAGAGCTTCGGCCGCCGTGGTAGCGCGCCCATCGCTTCAGGCAACGGATGGACCCAAGATctcgaggatgacatgcgaggccTACTCCGGGTCATCAAGGCCAAGGACGAGAACGAGTTCCTGACTGTCGGCAAGCTGGTGCTCAACCTCAACAAGGGCCTTGCCGTGGCCGGCCCGGCGCTGGCCGGCACGGCCGCCCTCGCCTCGGTGTTCATCGGCACCGGCGAGGCCGGTGCGTGGGCGACAGGCGCCGCCGTTATCGGCGGTGCTCTGGCGGCGTCGGTGAACACGGTGGAGCACGGCGGGCAGATGGGCATGCTCTTCGAGCTGCTCCGTAACTGCGCCGGGTTCTACCGCAAGATCCAGGAGGACATCGAGGCCAACCTCAACGAACCCGACGTGGAGCGGAGGGAGGGCGGCGAGTTGTTCGCGACAAAGGTAGCGCTCAAGCTCGGCCGGAGCCTGTCGGACCTCAAGCAGTTCAGGAAGATGGCCTCGCCGTCGGTCAGGGACGAGGACATCAAGGAATTCGCCGGGAAACTCTTCTAA